A single Dermacentor albipictus isolate Rhodes 1998 colony chromosome 3, USDA_Dalb.pri_finalv2, whole genome shotgun sequence DNA region contains:
- the LOC139057638 gene encoding uncharacterized protein isoform X2, which yields MEAGQMSQVSTWSEVSPWSEVSPLSEVSTDANQSEDDNHPIIIVGLCCFLLILLILLLLSLSGIFSSAFEESEEAGKTEPAVYVNQRGGGGGKSSPPATPNPATATSGSTTSPHTTTPATTKPTPTTTTEDSWLYSQDYTLPIWTHLHKYLCPFWADKQGFRSHRRTYGIAFFPYMFCHYAMYCCYTLDHNMQLQPELPDVDLPPRDAVRRMANFKAENPYLKVWLVVRGPDSAFLRLLNNSNNEKATFQNNALAWMKANNYDAIRMWWNNAPDSLNRSLAELYNDTNDVFLQHNNRTFGFVFQYGSYERASYNTSKLAHRRAYHTIVLYHEYPRSLTNQKVTTYTVRELKVYSQKLNQTDRPAFCHLYPFVALTYKIDPAKCENGSSSKPYDIDPLGYGPPGPLTKMAGILSLPEVCDILDSSWNQTTVIADSGYFRPDYHFACKGEDAIAYNDGEDVYYNVRALDEEYEEEVFGVMNPEYDDFPGVCPPPVGNNRSFPTVQAAFQVYPH from the exons ATGGAGGCGGGCCAGATGAGTCAGGTGAGCACCTGGTCCGAG GTGAGCCCCTGGTCCGAGGTGAGCCCCTTGTCCGAGGTGAGCACAGACGCGAACCAGAGTGAGGATGACAACCACCCTATCATCATTGTGGGACTGTGCTGCTTCCTCCTTATTCTACttatactgctgctgctgtcattaAGCGGAATCTTCAGCAGTGCTTTTGAAGAGAGTGAAGAAGCTGGCAAGACCGAACCAGCCGTCTACGTGAATCagcgcggcggtggcggcggaaaATCGTCGCCACCGGCGACGCCGAATCCTGCCACGGCGACGAGCGGGAGCACGACCAGTCCGCACACTACTACTCCGGCAACGACCAAGCCAACGCCAACCACAACGACAGAGGACAGCTGGCTCTACAGCCAGGACTATACGCTACCAATCTGGACCCATCTGCACAAGTACCTGTGTCCCTTCTGGGCGGACAAGCAGGGCTTTCGCAGCCACCGTCGCACGTACGGAATCGCCTTCTTCCCGTACATGTTCTGCCACTACGCCATGTACTGCTGCTACACTCTCGACCACAACATGCAGCTGCAGCCTGAGCTACCTGACGTGGACCTTCCGCCGAGGGACGCCGTGCGCCGCATGGCCAACTTCAAGGCGGAAAACCCTTACCTGAAGGTGTGGCTCGTTGTTCGCGGCCCGGACTCGGCGTTTCTCAGGCTGCTGAACAACTCCAACAACGAGAAGGCCACGTTCCAAAACAACGCGCTCGCCTGGATGAAAGCAAACAACTACGACGCCATCCGCATGTGGTGGAACAACGCGCCCGACTCGCTTAACCGCAGTCTGGCAGAGCTCTACAATGACACCAACGATGTTTTCTTGCAGCACAATAACCGCACGTTCGGCTTTGTCTTTCAATACGGTTCCTACGAACGGGCATCGTACAACACGAGCAAGCTGGCGCACAGACGGGCTTACCACACCATCGTGTTGTACCACGAGTACCCGCGTAGCCTCACCAACCAAAAGGTGACGACGTACACCGTTCGGGAATTGAAAGTCTACTCGCAAAAGCTGAACCAAACAGACCGCCCCGCCTTTTGCCACTTGTATCCATTTGTGGCACTGACATACAAGATCGACCCGGCTAAGTGCGAGAACGGAAGCAGCAGCAAGCCGTACGACATCGATCCACTCGGATATGGGCCTCCGGGACCACTCACCAAGATGGCGGGCATCCTGTCGCTGCCAGAAGTGTGCGACATCCTGGACTCCTCGTGGAACCAGACCACCGTTATCGCCGACAGTGGGTATTTTCGTCCAGATTATCATTTTGCCTGCAAAGGCGAGGATGCCATCGCTTACAATGATGGAGAGGACGTGTACTACAATGTGAGGGCACTGGACGAGGAATACGAAGAAGAGGTGTTCGGCGTGATGAACCCCGAGTACGACGACTTCCCCGGTGTGTGCCCACCCCCAGTCGGGAATAATCGGAGTTTTCCCACTGTGCAGGCGGCATTCCAAGTATACCCCCATTGA
- the LOC139057638 gene encoding uncharacterized protein isoform X1 encodes MEASQMSEVSTWYEVSPWSEVSPWSEVSPLSEVSTDANQSEDDNHPIIIVGLCCFLLILLILLLLSLSGIFSSAFEESEEAGKTEPAVYVNQRGGGGGKSSPPATPNPATATSGSTTSPHTTTPATTKPTPTTTTEDSWLYSQDYTLPIWTHLHKYLCPFWADKQGFRSHRRTYGIAFFPYMFCHYAMYCCYTLDHNMQLQPELPDVDLPPRDAVRRMANFKAENPYLKVWLVVRGPDSAFLRLLNNSNNEKATFQNNALAWMKANNYDAIRMWWNNAPDSLNRSLAELYNDTNDVFLQHNNRTFGFVFQYGSYERASYNTSKLAHRRAYHTIVLYHEYPRSLTNQKVTTYTVRELKVYSQKLNQTDRPAFCHLYPFVALTYKIDPAKCENGSSSKPYDIDPLGYGPPGPLTKMAGILSLPEVCDILDSSWNQTTVIADSGYFRPDYHFACKGEDAIAYNDGEDVYYNVRALDEEYEEEVFGVMNPEYDDFPGVCPPPVGNNRSFPTVQAAFQVYPH; translated from the coding sequence GTGAGCCCCTGGTCCGAGGTGAGCCCCTTGTCCGAGGTGAGCACAGACGCGAACCAGAGTGAGGATGACAACCACCCTATCATCATTGTGGGACTGTGCTGCTTCCTCCTTATTCTACttatactgctgctgctgtcattaAGCGGAATCTTCAGCAGTGCTTTTGAAGAGAGTGAAGAAGCTGGCAAGACCGAACCAGCCGTCTACGTGAATCagcgcggcggtggcggcggaaaATCGTCGCCACCGGCGACGCCGAATCCTGCCACGGCGACGAGCGGGAGCACGACCAGTCCGCACACTACTACTCCGGCAACGACCAAGCCAACGCCAACCACAACGACAGAGGACAGCTGGCTCTACAGCCAGGACTATACGCTACCAATCTGGACCCATCTGCACAAGTACCTGTGTCCCTTCTGGGCGGACAAGCAGGGCTTTCGCAGCCACCGTCGCACGTACGGAATCGCCTTCTTCCCGTACATGTTCTGCCACTACGCCATGTACTGCTGCTACACTCTCGACCACAACATGCAGCTGCAGCCTGAGCTACCTGACGTGGACCTTCCGCCGAGGGACGCCGTGCGCCGCATGGCCAACTTCAAGGCGGAAAACCCTTACCTGAAGGTGTGGCTCGTTGTTCGCGGCCCGGACTCGGCGTTTCTCAGGCTGCTGAACAACTCCAACAACGAGAAGGCCACGTTCCAAAACAACGCGCTCGCCTGGATGAAAGCAAACAACTACGACGCCATCCGCATGTGGTGGAACAACGCGCCCGACTCGCTTAACCGCAGTCTGGCAGAGCTCTACAATGACACCAACGATGTTTTCTTGCAGCACAATAACCGCACGTTCGGCTTTGTCTTTCAATACGGTTCCTACGAACGGGCATCGTACAACACGAGCAAGCTGGCGCACAGACGGGCTTACCACACCATCGTGTTGTACCACGAGTACCCGCGTAGCCTCACCAACCAAAAGGTGACGACGTACACCGTTCGGGAATTGAAAGTCTACTCGCAAAAGCTGAACCAAACAGACCGCCCCGCCTTTTGCCACTTGTATCCATTTGTGGCACTGACATACAAGATCGACCCGGCTAAGTGCGAGAACGGAAGCAGCAGCAAGCCGTACGACATCGATCCACTCGGATATGGGCCTCCGGGACCACTCACCAAGATGGCGGGCATCCTGTCGCTGCCAGAAGTGTGCGACATCCTGGACTCCTCGTGGAACCAGACCACCGTTATCGCCGACAGTGGGTATTTTCGTCCAGATTATCATTTTGCCTGCAAAGGCGAGGATGCCATCGCTTACAATGATGGAGAGGACGTGTACTACAATGTGAGGGCACTGGACGAGGAATACGAAGAAGAGGTGTTCGGCGTGATGAACCCCGAGTACGACGACTTCCCCGGTGTGTGCCCACCCCCAGTCGGGAATAATCGGAGTTTTCCCACTGTGCAGGCGGCATTCCAAGTATACCCCCATTGA